Proteins encoded by one window of Arabidopsis thaliana chromosome 2, partial sequence:
- the GLY1 gene encoding NAD-dependent glycerol-3-phosphate dehydrogenase family protein codes for MAAHVARRKEGLEVNMLVRDSFVCQSINENHHNCKYFPEHKLPENVIATTDAKAALLDADYCLHAVPVQFSSSFLEGIADYVDPGLPFISLSKGLELNTLRMMSQIIPIALKNPRQPFVALSGPSFALELMNNLPTAMVVASKDKKLANAVQQLLASSYLRINTSSDVTGVEIAGALKNVLAIAAGIVDGMNLGNNSMAALVSQGCSEIRWLATKMGAKPTTITGLSGTGDIMLTCFVNLSRNRTVGVRLGSGETLDDILTSMNQVAEGVATAGAVIALAQKYNVKLPVLTAVAKIIDNELTPTKAVLELMNLPQIEEV; via the exons ATGGCTGCTCATGTAGCTAGAAGGAAAGAGGGATTAGAGGTTAATATGCTTGTTCGTGActcttttgtttgtcaatCTATCAACGAGAACCACCATAATTG TAAGTATTTTCCTGAGCACAAGTTACCTGAGAATGTGATTGCTACAACTGATGCGAAAGCTGCATTGCTTGATGCTGATTACTGCCTTCATGCCGTGCCTGTGCAG TTTAGCTCTTCGTTTCTAGAGGGAATTGCCGATTATGTCGATCCAGGATTGCCTTTTATATCTCTTAGCAAAGGTCTGGAGCTTAATACTCTTAGGATGATGTCTCAGATCATTCCCATTGCGCTTAAGAATCCCCGGCAACCTTTTGTTGCTCTTTCTGGCCCGTCATTTGCTCTGGAGCTGATGAACAATTTACCAACTG CAATGGTGGTTGCctcaaaagataagaaattgGCCAATGCTGTTCAGCAGCTTCTTGCTTCTAGTTACTTGAGAATAAATACTTCCAG TGATGTTACAGGCGTGGAAATCGCCGGTGCCCTGAAGAATGTTCTAGCAATAGCTGCAGGAATTGTTGATGGAATGAATCTCGGTAACAACTCTATGGCAGCTCTTGTGTCCCAAGGTTGTTCAGAGATAAGATGGTTAGCCACAAAG ATGGGTGCAAAGCCAACAACCATTACTGGTTTATCAGGAACTGGGGACATAATGCTTACGtgttttgtaaatctttcaaGAAACCGAACAGTTGGAGTCAGGTTAGGGTCAGGGGAGACACTAGATGACATACTAACCTCTATGAATCAG GTTGCAGAAGGTGTAGCAACAGCCGGGGCAGTGATAGCATTAGCACAGAAATACAATGTGAAACTGCCGGTTTTGACAGCCGTAGCTAAGATAATAGATAATGAACTGACCCCGACTAAGGCTGTTCTTGAGCTCATGAACCTTCCTCAG ATTGAAGAAGTATGA
- a CDS encoding P-loop containing nucleoside triphosphate hydrolases superfamily protein (P-loop containing nucleoside triphosphate hydrolases superfamily protein; FUNCTIONS IN: helicase activity, ATP binding, ATP-dependent helicase activity, nucleic acid binding; EXPRESSED IN: 23 plant structures; EXPRESSED DURING: 13 growth stages; CONTAINS InterPro DOMAIN/s: RNA helicase, DEAD-box type, Q motif (InterPro:IPR014014), DNA/RNA helicase, DEAD/DEAH box type, N-terminal (InterPro:IPR011545), DEAD-like helicase, N-terminal (InterPro:IPR014001), DNA/RNA helicase, C-terminal (InterPro:IPR001650), Helicase, superfamily 1/2, ATP-binding domain (InterPro:IPR014021); BEST Arabidopsis thaliana protein match is: DEA(D/H)-box RNA helicase family protein (TAIR:AT5G65900.1); Has 40440 Blast hits to 37904 proteins in 2977 species: Archae - 739; Bacteria - 19708; Metazoa - 6217; Fungi - 4486; Plants - 2481; Viruses - 5; Other Eukaryotes - 6804 (source: NCBI BLink).), translating into MMKRAQQSARETKQEAKDASKAKSGLFASCSFSSLGLDTKLSDQLKERMGFEAPTLVQAQAIPVILSGRDVLVNAPTGTGKTIAYLAPLIHHLQGHSPKVDRSHGTFALVIVPTRELCLQVYETLEKLLHRFHWIVPGYVMGGEKKAKEKARLRKGISILIATPGRLLDHLKNTASFVHKNLRWVIFDEADSILELGYGKEIEQIIKLLGSGQNEQGEEDDIVPKGIQKQNLLLSATLNDKVNDLAKLSLDDPVMIGLDNTKLQQNLSIESPAAPDSDAEDMVIHVNKSANPLSEDYGIPSQLVQRYLRVPCGARLVALLSVLKNLFEREASQKVVVFFSTRDAVDFHYSLLSEFQWPPNSETEEEGTKELFLKCKTFRLHGSMEQEDRRSAFGTFKTEKQAVLLSTDVAARGLDFPKVRCIIQYDCPGEATEYVHRVGRTARIGEKGEALLFLQPIEIDYLKELKKHGASLTEYPLMKVLDKFPIPGNMPRIKKVLSLESHPWVISLQRALESLTYAEPKMKSLAKNAFVSWVRGYAAHKGELKSIFVVKKLHLGHVAKSFALREQPSLVGKSHHKETMKRKRDERQKGQQGKKRKKMSGTGNRSTQKT; encoded by the exons atgatgaagagagcCCAACAATCGgcaagagaaacaaagcaagaagCTAAAGATGCTAGCAAAGCGAAGAGCGGTTTGTTCGCTTCTTGTTCCTTCTCTTCACTTGGTTTAGATACCAAGCTCTCTGACCAGCTCAAAG AAAGGATGGGTTTTGAAGCTCCTACTCTTGTACAAGCTCAAGCAATTCCTGTTATTCTCTCTGGTCGAGATGT aCTTGTTAATGCTCCAACCGGTACTGGAAAGACTATAGCGTATTTGGCACCCCTCATCCATCACTTGCAGGGTCATTCTCCTAAGGTTGATCGTTCTCATGGAACTTTTG CTTTGGTGATTGTGCCTACACGGGAACTATGCCTTCAGGTGTATGAAACCTTGGAGAAGTTACTGCATCGGTTCCATTGGATAGTCCCTGGCTATGTTATGGGAGGAGAGAAAAAGGCTAAAGAAAAGGCTAGATTAAGGAAAG GAATATCCATTCTAATTGCAACCCCGGGACGCCTTCTTGACCATTTGAAGAACACAGCTTCATTTGTGCACAAAAATCTGCGTTGGGTCATCTTTGATGAAGCTGATAG CATTCTCGAATTAGGTTATGGGAAGGAGATAGAACAGATAATTAAGCTTCTAGGTTCAGGGCAAAACGAGCaaggggaagaagatgatattgTTCCAAAGGGTATTCAGAAGCAGAACTTGTTATTGTCAGCAACATTGAATGATAAAGTTAACGATCTTGCAAAACTTAGTTTGGACGATCCGGTAATGATTGGTCTTGACAACACCAAATTGCAACAAAATCTATCAATAGAGTCTCCTGCGGCTCCTGACTCTGATGCGGAAGATATGGTAATTCATGTTAACAAATCCGCAAACCCTTTATCTGAGGACTATGGAATACCATCACAGCTGGTACAGAGATATCTTAGAG TGCCATGTGGTGCACGGCTTGTGGCACTTCTTTCTGTTCTCAAGAACCTTTTTGAAAGAGAAGCTTCTCAAAAG GTGGTCGTCTTCTTTTCGACACGTGATGCTGTAGATTTTCATTACTCACTTCTGAGTGAATTCCAGTGGCCACCGAATTCTGAGACAGAAGAGGAGGGGACTAAAGAGTTGTTTCTCAAGTGCAAAACGTTCCGGTTACATGGAAGTATGGAGCAGGAGGATAGAAGATCTGCGTTTGGGACCtttaaaacagagaagcaGGCTGTTCTGTTGAGTACAGATGTTGCTGCTAGAGGCTTGGATTTCCCAAAAGTAAGATGTATTATACAATATGACTGTCCCGGGGAAGCTACCGAGTATGTGCATAG AGTTGGTAGAACAGCTCGTATTGGTGAAAAAGGAGAAGCCTTGTTATTTCTACAACCGATTGAAATAGACTATCTTAAGGAGCTGAAGAAACATGGTGCATCACTTACAGAGTACCCTCTTATGAAAGTACTTGATAAATTTCCCATACCCGGCAATATGCCCCGAATCAAAAAGGTCCTATCTCTAGAATCCCATCCATGGGTCATATCTCTGCAGAGAGCTCTTGAATCCCTTACTTACGCCGAG CCAAAGATGAAGAGCCTGGCCAAGAATGCATTTGTCTCTTGGGTTAGGGGATATGCAGCTCACAAGGGAGAGCTCAAGAGTATTTTCGTGGTGAAGAAGCTTCACTTGGGTCATGTCGCCAAGAGTTTTGCTCTGAGAGAACAACCGTCTTTAGTTGGGAAATCACATCACAAGGAAAcaatgaagagaaagagagacgaaCGTCAAAAAGGGCAACAAggtaagaagagaaagaagatgagtgGTACTGGCAATAGAAGTACACAAAAAACTTGA
- a CDS encoding hemolysin-III related integral membrane protein (Haemolysin-III related integral membrane protein; FUNCTIONS IN: molecular_function unknown; INVOLVED IN: biological_process unknown; LOCATED IN: endomembrane system, integral to membrane; EXPRESSED IN: male gametophyte, pollen tube; EXPRESSED DURING: L mature pollen stage, M germinated pollen stage; CONTAINS InterPro DOMAIN/s: Hly-III related (InterPro:IPR004254); BEST Arabidopsis thaliana protein match is: heptahelical protein 4 (TAIR:AT4G37680.2); Has 1248 Blast hits to 1248 proteins in 203 species: Archae - 0; Bacteria - 18; Metazoa - 711; Fungi - 269; Plants - 169; Viruses - 0; Other Eukaryotes - 81 (source: NCBI BLink).), with translation MGFSGLAPILHKLIIFWDQPEALHTTCYEILMGLLYGLGALVYATRIPERWMPGKFDIAGHSHQLFHVLVVAGAFTHYRAGLVYLKWRDIEGC, from the coding sequence ATGGGATTCTCTGGCTTAGCTCCGATTCTTCACAAGCTGATAATCTTTTGGGACCAACCTGAAGCCCTTCACACGACATGTTATGAGATTTTGATGGGTTTGCTTTATGGGTTAGGAGCTCTGGTTTATGCAACTAGGATCCCAGAGAGATGGATGCCGGGTAAATTCGATATAGCAGGACATAGCCATCAGTTGTTTCATGTTCTGGTAGTTGCTGGTGCGTTCACGCACTATAGAGCTGGGCTAGTGTATCTTAAGTGGAGAGATATTgaaggatgttga
- a CDS encoding uncharacterized protein (unknown protein; Has 30201 Blast hits to 17322 proteins in 780 species: Archae - 12; Bacteria - 1396; Metazoa - 17338; Fungi - 3422; Plants - 5037; Viruses - 0; Other Eukaryotes - 2996 (source: NCBI BLink).) has translation MVLLGVSKVIWRRAVYDAEKKKMNSVDSARKGKRRSRRWLVQPQLHGFRIFTGDKGPFDPGGADCVYELVRVWRLFEKPHGTCLMVETFSSMWPTKTSIYQDKWH, from the coding sequence ATGGTTCTCTTAGGGGTGAGTAAGGTAATATGGAGAAGGGCTGTCTATgatgcagagaagaagaagatgaacagTGTAGACAGTGCGCGAAAGGGTAAAAGGAGAAGCAGGAGATGGTTAGTGCAACCACAGTTACATGGGTTTAGGATCTTTACTGGCGACAAGGGACCTTTTGATCCAGGAGGAGCTGATTGTGTGTATGAGCTGGTTAGAGTATGGAGGCTATTTGAGAAGCCTCATGGAACTTGTTTGATGGTCGAAACGTTTTCTTCAATGTGGCCAACAAAGACTTCGATATATCAAGATAAATGGCACTAG